One Denticeps clupeoides chromosome 3, fDenClu1.1, whole genome shotgun sequence DNA window includes the following coding sequences:
- the tmed1b gene encoding transmembrane emp24 domain-containing protein 1b has product MARPAARLLAAALLALVGDAVRGLPQVQDSELTLVLPAGRAECFFQTTVKNGSMEVEYQVIAGAGMDVDFTIVSPQGFTLISESRRSDGVHMVEPTEDGDYQICFDNTFSRFSEKMVFFEVILDGQGGDEEWAGLAESENLLEYKLEDIRESIDSVHRRLERSWQMQMFLRGLETRDRNLLEENLWRVSFWSCASLLVMLGVAFTQVYTVRRLFDDKRRVCS; this is encoded by the exons ATGGCCCGGCCCGCTGCGCGCCTCCTCGCCGCCGCGCTGCTCGCCCTGGTCGGGGACGCCGTGCGCGGCCTCCCACAGGTCCAGGACAGCGAGCTGACGCTGGTCCTGCCCGCCGGGAGGGCCGAGTGCTTCTTCCAGACGACGGTGAAGAATGGCTCCATGGAGGTGGAGTACCAG gtgATCGCTGGTGCCGGCATGGATGTAGATTTCACCATCGTCTCGCCACAGGGCTTCACGCTCATATCCGAGTCCAGGCGCTCCGACGGCGTCCACAT GGTGGAGCCCACCGAGGACGGCGACTACCAGATCTGCTTCGATAATACATTCAGCCGCTTCTCCGAGAAGATGGTTTTCTTCGAAGTCATCCTGGATGGGCAGGGCGGAGATgaggagtgggcggggctggcgGAGTCGGAGAACCTGTTGGAGTACAAGCTGGAGGACATACGG GAGTCCATAGACTCTGTCCACCGGCGCTTGGAGCGCAGCTGGCAGATGCAGATGTTTCTCCGCGGCCTGGAGACCCGCGACCGGAACCTGCTGGAGGAGAACCTGTGGCGGGTGTCCTTCTGGTCCTGCGCCAGCCTGCTGGTCATGCTGGGCGTGGCCTTCACCCAGGTCTACACGGTCCGCCGCCTGTTCGACGACAAGAGGAGGGTCTGCAGCTGA